Within the Magnetospirillum sp. 15-1 genome, the region ACATGACATTTCAATGATCAGAATACTTTTACGAGATGAATCCCACCGGCCGATATCGAGTTCCGCCAGCATTCGGATGCCATCGTGTCGGTGCTCTGGTAGAATCGACACCCGTCTCCAGATTTTCTTCTAAGGACTTCCCGCATTGAAAGTTGCCTGGCGCATCACCGGCATCTATGCCGCCGTTGGACTGATCTGGATATTCCTGTCGTCCATGGCCGTGTGGATCGGTGTCGGCGAACCTCCCGGGGTGGCGTCCCTGCTGGAACTGGCCAAGGGCTGTGCCTTCATCCTGGTCACCGCTCTGTTGCTGCTGGTGCTGCTGGGACGCTGGGAGAAGGAGTTGAACCGGCGCGGCGCCGCCCTGGTCGAGAGCAACCGCGAACTGACCGACGTCAACACCCGGCTGTCGGGCATCCTGCGCGGGTCCCAGGACCTGATCGCCGCCTGGGACGGCAACAAGCGCCTTACCGCCTTCAATCCCCGCTACCAGGCGGTGTGCTGGGACTTTTTCCAACGCGATGCCAAGATCGGCATGTCCATCGAGGACCTGTTCGGCCATGTTCCCGACCGCTATCGTCTTTTCTCGGAATGCTGGGACCGCACCCTGGCCGGCGAATCCTTCGTCCAGTTGCAGTCGCTGGCCATCGATGGCGACACGGCGTGGTTCGAGACCAGCTACGGCTCGCTGCCCGGCCCGGACGGCCGGCCCTCGGGGGGCTTTCACATCGTGCGCGACGTCACCGACCGCGTCCGCGCCGAGGAGGATCGCCGCTCCCATGCGGAAAAGCTGGCCAAGGCGGTGGAAACGCTGACCGAGGCCAATTCCGAACTGGAGCGTTTCGCCTATGTAGCCTCCCACGATCTGCAGGAGCCCCTGCGCACCGTCGCCTGCTTCGCCCAACTGATCGAGCGGGATTACGGCACGGTCCTGGACGAGCGCGGCCAGCAATACCTGGATCTGGTGACCAGCGGCGCCATCCGCATGCATCACCTGATCAACGACCTGCTGGCTTATTCACGGACCACCCGGAGCGAAGGGCGGATCGAGCTGGTCTCGACCGAGGCCGCCTGCCACAGCGCCCTCAACAATCTGCACGAGGCCATTGAATCCGGCGGGGCCGAGATCGCCATCGCCCCCCTACCCGAGGTCGCCGCCGACTCGGTCATGCTGATCCAGGTGTTCCAGAACCTGATCGGCAATGCCATCAAATACCGCAAGGACGGCATCGCCCCCCGCGTACAGATCACGGCCGAACGCCAGGACCGCCAGTGGGTGTTCTCCGTCAGCGACAACGGTATCGGCTTCGACCCGTCGGAACAGGATGTGTTCGAACTGTTCCGCCGCCTCCATCCCCATTCCGGCTATGCCGGCACCGGGGTGGGCCTGACCATCTGCAAGCGTATCGTCAACCGCCTGGGCGGTCACATCTGGGCGGAATCCACCCCCGGAAAGGGAAGCACCTTCCGCTTCACCCTGCCCCTTGCCGACCCGCCTCAGC harbors:
- a CDS encoding ATP-binding protein, producing MKVAWRITGIYAAVGLIWIFLSSMAVWIGVGEPPGVASLLELAKGCAFILVTALLLLVLLGRWEKELNRRGAALVESNRELTDVNTRLSGILRGSQDLIAAWDGNKRLTAFNPRYQAVCWDFFQRDAKIGMSIEDLFGHVPDRYRLFSECWDRTLAGESFVQLQSLAIDGDTAWFETSYGSLPGPDGRPSGGFHIVRDVTDRVRAEEDRRSHAEKLAKAVETLTEANSELERFAYVASHDLQEPLRTVACFAQLIERDYGTVLDERGQQYLDLVTSGAIRMHHLINDLLAYSRTTRSEGRIELVSTEAACHSALNNLHEAIESGGAEIAIAPLPEVAADSVMLIQVFQNLIGNAIKYRKDGIAPRVQITAERQDRQWVFSVSDNGIGFDPSEQDVFELFRRLHPHSGYAGTGVGLTICKRIVNRLGGHIWAESTPGKGSTFRFTLPLADPPQPAAAPL